A segment of the Bacillus thuringiensis genome:
ATTGATTCCAATGATGCGGGTTCTTAAACTGTTGCTCAAGGAACCAACGCATAATAGGAGTAGGCTCTACCTTTCCTGTTACCAATGTTTGTGAGACTGTAACATCTTTTTGTTTAACTAACATTGCTGCCAATTCACTTACAACTGGATAATTTAGTACATCTTTAACTCTAACTTTCCATCCCAGTTCTTGTAATCTAGCGCTCACTTGGATCGCTTTAATAGAATCTCCACCTAAATGATAAAAATTACTATGCAATTCGATTCTATCAGTCTGTAATATTTCCTTGAGAACTTCACTAACCATTCCAGTAACATCTTCATCTACTTCTCCTAAATGAGTATGATTAGAACCGTTATTTAACATCGGATCTGGCAACGCTTGACGATCTACCTTTCCATTAATAGTAAGCGGTAGCTGATCCATATAGATAAAAAATGAAGGAATCATATAACTTGGTAGCATATGCGAAATAAAACTGCGTATTTCTATATTTTGAACACTGTCTTTCAAAACAATGTAAGCAACTAGATGATTTGAATTATCCTCACCTTGCCAATTCACCACTACTACATCTTTAACAGACTTGTGTTGTAACAGTGCATTCTCAACTTCCCCTATTTCAATACGATATCCTTTAACTTTCACTTGAGAATCCATCCGTCCTTGATACTCAATTAATCCATTTGGCAACATGACAGCTAAGTCACCACTTCGATACATCTTCTCACTCGAAATAAATGGATTGGATAAAAAACGTTGCGCTGTTAAATCCGGACGATTTAAATAACCTTTAGCTACCCCATCACCCGATATATAAATTTCTCCTTTTACACCAATAGGAACCGGCTGAAGATTCTTATCCAATAAATATATTTGAACATTATCAGCTGGTGTACCAATTGGCACGGATGCTCTTCGATCTAGATCTGGATCATAACGATGAATCATACATCCAACCACAGTTTCAGTTGGTCCATATTCATTAATTATTTCAACTTTACCGCTAAAAAGATCATATATCTTTTCGGCTACTGAGGTTTTCAAATCCTCTCCACCCACAATCAATCTGCGAAGAGATGAAACTCTTGGGGGTGAATAGTTATTTAACAATGCTAAATGTGAAGGCGTAACTTTCAACACTGTTACTACATTTTCCTTGAGTATTTTTGACAAAATAAACTCATCTTCATTATCATGATATATTACTAACAATAAACCACTTATTAAAGGAGTGAATATTGAAGTTACTGTTAAATCAAAAGAAACGGATGAATATAATGCAAAAACATCATTTTCACTACTAATATAGTTCTTTTTAGCCCAGGAAATATAGTTAACCAATCCACGTTGAGTGATTACAGTTCCTTTAGGATTCCCCGTGGTTCCAGAGGTATAAATTATATATATTGGATCATTTGGTGCAGTTACTAGGTTTAGATTGGCATTATCTCCTTCATAAAGTTTCTGATCACATATATTAATTTTCTCACCTAAATATTCTAAATTACCCTCATTTATATAGTCAGTTAAAAGTAATGTTGTGCCGCTATCATTCAAAATATAACGAATTCGGTCCTCTGGGTAGGAAGGATCTATAGGCAAATATGTACCTCCAGCCTTAATAACTCCCCAAATTGCAATTACTATCTCAAGTGAATGTTTAGCTAGTATACCCACGACTTGACCATTTTTGACTCCTTTTTCTCGTAACTTTCTTGCTAACTGATTAGATTTCTTATTTAATTCAAGATAAGTCATTGATCTATCAGCATGTTGAATTGCTAATTTTTCTGGTGTCTGTTTTACTTGTTCTTCAAATAATTCTTGAATAGTTTTTTCTTTCGGATACATAACAGCTGTATTGTTAAATTTCTCTAACATAAACTTTTGTTCATCATCCGATAACAAAGATAATTCTTTTATCGATTGATCTTCATTACGTAAAACTTGTTCTATTAAAGTTAAAAACCTCTCATGCATACAATTGATTTGATCTTCTTCAAAATCCGCGACTTTATAATCATATTGAATTTCTAAACCTTCATCTGCCCATTCCTTAATAACTAACTGCAATGAATAGGCTTGGTAACCACTGTAAAACTCCACGTTTTCTAAAGAAAATCCATCAATAGTATTTTTAAGTTTTGTATTATAGTAATTCACACTATATTGAAATAAACCATCGTATCCTTTACTAGTCAATTGCAAGTCTTTTACCAATAAGTTATAAGGATAACGCTGGTGAAATAGACATTGTTTTATTTCATGATTTACTCTTTTAATGAAAGATAGAACACTCTCATCTTCATCCACATTTAACCGTAACGGCATTGTGCTAGTAAACATACCTACTATTTTCTTTTCTAGTACACCGGAACGATTTAGTACAGGAGATCCAATGATTATGTCTGATTGATCATACATTTTATGAATATAAATAAGCATAAAGGTTGAAAATAATGTATTCATAGATATTCTATGTTTTTGTATAAAAGACTGTAGAGCAACCGATTTTTCTTTTTCAATTAAAAATATCTTTCGTTTCCCTTCTAGAGAATGAGATGTTTTTGATAAAAAGAAATCTGGCAGATTCATAAATTTCTCATTCCAATAATTCTTATTTTTTACGTATCGAGGGGATTCCAGATATTTCTCCTCTGCTTGTAAATAAGACAGATAAGTAGATTCAACCGTATCATTTATATGCTCATCATTCTTTAACTTAGAGTAAAAATCGATAATTTGACTCGTCATAAGTTGGATTGTCCAACCATCAGCTATAATATGATGAAACTTAACAAAATAGGAGCTTTCTACATCACTTATTTTCAAGAGCACAAATTCAAACAGAGGGCCTCCTTCAAGTGGAATTTGTTTTTGAAATTCATCCTGGGCCCATTTTCTAGCTTCTAAACTTGGATTATGATGATTAGAAAAATCAATTAAACGTATTGGTGTAGGTTCAAATGGTGATATATATTGGTGGGGTTCTCTATGTTGTTGAAAAATCCGTAGACGTAAACCATCATTTTTCTTAATGAATAATTGAATTGCTTTTTCTAAAATTGTAAAATTAAT
Coding sequences within it:
- a CDS encoding non-ribosomal peptide synthetase is translated as MQQTIVKHSLTHPQKRVWYNEQIYPNTSMYNIGGMVLINGEINFTILEKAIQLFIKKNDGLRLRIFQQHREPHQYISPFEPTPIRLIDFSNHHNPSLEARKWAQDEFQKQIPLEGGPLFEFVLLKISDVESSYFVKFHHIIADGWTIQLMTSQIIDFYSKLKNDEHINDTVESTYLSYLQAEEKYLESPRYVKNKNYWNEKFMNLPDFFLSKTSHSLEGKRKIFLIEKEKSVALQSFIQKHRISMNTLFSTFMLIYIHKMYDQSDIIIGSPVLNRSGVLEKKIVGMFTSTMPLRLNVDEDESVLSFIKRVNHEIKQCLFHQRYPYNLLVKDLQLTSKGYDGLFQYSVNYYNTKLKNTIDGFSLENVEFYSGYQAYSLQLVIKEWADEGLEIQYDYKVADFEEDQINCMHERFLTLIEQVLRNEDQSIKELSLLSDDEQKFMLEKFNNTAVMYPKEKTIQELFEEQVKQTPEKLAIQHADRSMTYLELNKKSNQLARKLREKGVKNGQVVGILAKHSLEIVIAIWGVIKAGGTYLPIDPSYPEDRIRYILNDSGTTLLLTDYINEGNLEYLGEKINICDQKLYEGDNANLNLVTAPNDPIYIIYTSGTTGNPKGTVITQRGLVNYISWAKKNYISSENDVFALYSSVSFDLTVTSIFTPLISGLLLVIYHDNEDEFILSKILKENVVTVLKVTPSHLALLNNYSPPRVSSLRRLIVGGEDLKTSVAEKIYDLFSGKVEIINEYGPTETVVGCMIHRYDPDLDRRASVPIGTPADNVQIYLLDKNLQPVPIGVKGEIYISGDGVAKGYLNRPDLTAQRFLSNPFISSEKMYRSGDLAVMLPNGLIEYQGRMDSQVKVKGYRIEIGEVENALLQHKSVKDVVVVNWQGEDNSNHLVAYIVLKDSVQNIEIRSFISHMLPSYMIPSFFIYMDQLPLTINGKVDRQALPDPMLNNGSNHTHLGEVDEDVTGMVSEVLKEILQTDRIELHSNFYHLGGDSIKAIQVSARLQELGWKVRVKDVLNYPVVSELAAMLVKQKDVTVSQTLVTGKVEPTPIMRWFLEQQFKNPHHWNQSVLLSLKKPVKEEYVNKMLNTIMHHHDLLRLRYEDKQDYFYYDEDMSIVDSKVTMFDLSEIPIEMALNQVHIKGEELKGSLNLNVGPLFKGALFQLSNDQQLLLLTAHHLIVDAVSWRILIEDANRCLNSLYLGEVPSLPLKTNSFQDWSEALNSRGVNLVHAELDYWESIDNTLDNNFQINREKENSTVESCTTLTFTLNADDTRKLLTTANVPYNTQPMELLLAVLTENLGKYTNQDQIKFELEGHGREELFEHLDISRTVGWFTTMYPIVLQVSHNIANQIKSVKEEVRKRPNKGIGYGILKEKFPSCKDLTQNIIRFNYLGEIDNSLGDGWFTIVDYQSGSEQSKDNRITALLDIVAMVKNKSLEIHVTFSKSHFQKNFVENLFSDYLERLQTYIQSCCQMQTKEFTSSDFETLNLSDEEIDNLFD